The Flavobacterium piscisymbiosum genome includes a region encoding these proteins:
- the proS gene encoding proline--tRNA ligase produces the protein MSKNLTTRSEDYSKWYNELVVKADLAENSGVRGCMVIKPYGYAIWEKMQAELDRMFKETGHQNAYFPLFVPKSMFEAEEKNAEGFAKECAIVTHYRLKNDPDKPGKLMVDPNAKLEEELIVRPTSEAIIWSTYKGWVQSYRDLPLLINQWANVVRWEMRTRLFLRTAEFLWQEGHTAHATKAEALEESEKMMNVYADFAEGFMAIPVVKGIKTETERFAGADETYCIEALMQDGKALQAGTSHFLGQNFAKAFDVKFANAEGKQEHVWGTSWGVSTRLMGALVMTHSDDQGLVLPPNLAPIQVVIVPIYKTDEQLAEITTAVNELTAKLKKLKISVKYDDRTTQKPGFKFAEWELKGVPVRIAVGPKDLENGTFEVARRDTLTKETVSGEGIVTYINDLLEQIQADLFNKALEYRNTHITEVNSFEEFKEILDGKGGFVSAHWDGTAETEEKIKDLTKATIRCIPLDAVEEAGTCVFTGNPSSKRVLFAKAY, from the coding sequence ATGAGTAAGAACCTCACTACAAGATCAGAAGATTATTCGAAATGGTATAACGAGCTGGTTGTTAAAGCAGATCTAGCCGAAAATTCAGGCGTTAGAGGATGTATGGTTATTAAGCCGTACGGATATGCTATTTGGGAAAAAATGCAGGCGGAGTTAGATCGAATGTTTAAAGAAACAGGACATCAAAATGCGTACTTCCCTTTATTCGTGCCGAAGAGCATGTTTGAGGCTGAAGAAAAAAATGCAGAAGGATTTGCAAAAGAGTGTGCTATCGTAACACATTATAGATTGAAAAATGATCCGGATAAACCCGGAAAACTAATGGTAGACCCAAATGCTAAATTAGAAGAAGAGCTTATTGTTCGTCCTACTAGTGAAGCAATTATCTGGTCTACTTATAAAGGTTGGGTACAATCATACAGAGATTTACCTTTATTAATTAACCAATGGGCAAATGTAGTACGTTGGGAAATGCGTACGCGTTTGTTTTTAAGAACTGCAGAGTTTTTATGGCAGGAAGGACATACGGCACATGCTACAAAGGCAGAAGCACTGGAAGAGTCTGAAAAGATGATGAATGTGTATGCTGATTTTGCTGAAGGCTTTATGGCAATTCCGGTTGTTAAGGGGATAAAAACCGAAACAGAACGTTTTGCGGGAGCTGACGAAACCTATTGTATTGAAGCTTTAATGCAGGATGGAAAAGCTTTACAGGCTGGAACATCGCACTTTTTAGGGCAAAATTTTGCCAAAGCTTTTGATGTAAAGTTTGCAAATGCCGAAGGAAAGCAAGAACACGTATGGGGAACCTCTTGGGGGGTTTCTACTCGTTTGATGGGAGCTTTGGTAATGACACACTCTGATGATCAGGGATTGGTTTTGCCTCCTAATTTAGCACCAATACAAGTGGTAATTGTGCCTATTTATAAAACAGACGAGCAATTGGCTGAGATTACAACTGCAGTTAATGAATTAACGGCGAAGTTGAAAAAGTTGAAGATCTCTGTTAAGTACGATGATAGAACAACTCAAAAACCAGGATTCAAATTTGCTGAATGGGAATTAAAAGGTGTTCCGGTTAGAATTGCTGTTGGGCCAAAAGATTTAGAAAACGGAACTTTTGAAGTTGCCAGACGTGATACATTGACAAAAGAGACGGTTTCCGGAGAAGGAATTGTTACTTATATAAATGACTTGCTGGAGCAGATTCAGGCAGATTTATTTAACAAAGCATTAGAGTATCGTAATACTCATATTACGGAAGTAAATAGTTTTGAGGAATTTAAAGAAATTTTAGATGGTAAAGGTGGGTTTGTATCTGCACATTGGGATGGAACTGCTGAGACTGAAGAAAAAATAAAAGACTTGACAAAAGCGACCATTCGATGCATTCCTTTAGATGCTGTTGAAGAGGCTGGAACCTGTGTGTTTACGGGTAATCCTTCTTCAAAAAGAGTGTTGTTTGCTAAGGCTTATTAA
- a CDS encoding N-acetylmuramoyl-L-alanine amidase, translating into MAKKHFCYLILSLIITACSTNPYKSTEKVYDQQLKTLENQITSKEAKPIPAITPVVIDTTYAAQLGIVKDTLSKTGSTYLLNGVNTEWIGTVNFNLRKPSFIIIHHTAQDSIQQTIKTFTLTKTQVSAHYIISENGKVVQMLNDYLRAWHAGASTWGKNTDINSSSIGIELDNNGFKPFTEAQISSLVALLTKLKKDYNIPTQNILGHSDIAPGRKQDPSALFPWKTLAEKGFGIWPDEVLEEAPFDFKIEPALRIIGYNTKNLSAAIMAFKLHYIQTDVTPTLDRKTIDTIYSIYKKQIQ; encoded by the coding sequence ATGGCAAAAAAACATTTTTGTTATCTAATTTTATCACTTATTATTACTGCTTGTTCTACAAATCCTTACAAAAGCACAGAAAAGGTTTACGATCAGCAGCTTAAAACTTTAGAAAATCAAATTACAAGCAAAGAAGCTAAGCCAATTCCTGCAATTACCCCTGTAGTCATTGACACTACTTATGCAGCACAATTAGGCATCGTAAAGGACACTTTATCTAAAACCGGATCTACTTACTTATTAAATGGAGTAAATACAGAATGGATTGGTACTGTGAACTTTAATTTAAGAAAACCAAGTTTTATTATTATTCATCATACTGCTCAGGATTCTATCCAGCAAACGATAAAAACTTTTACCCTAACAAAAACACAAGTAAGTGCTCATTATATAATTTCTGAGAACGGAAAAGTAGTTCAGATGTTGAATGATTATTTAAGAGCATGGCATGCCGGAGCATCGACTTGGGGAAAAAATACAGACATCAACTCTTCTTCTATAGGTATAGAACTTGATAACAATGGTTTTAAACCTTTTACTGAAGCACAGATTAGTAGTTTAGTAGCTCTTTTAACTAAATTAAAGAAAGACTACAACATTCCTACTCAAAACATTTTAGGTCATTCAGACATTGCTCCAGGCAGAAAACAAGACCCAAGTGCTTTATTTCCCTGGAAAACTTTAGCAGAAAAAGGATTTGGAATTTGGCCGGATGAAGTTCTGGAAGAAGCTCCTTTTGATTTTAAAATCGAACCTGCTTTAAGAATTATTGGTTATAACACTAAAAATTTGTCGGCAGCAATTATGGCTTTCAAATTACATTATATTCAAACGGATGTTACGCCAACTTTAGATCGAAAAACAATAGATACTATTTACTCGATTTATAAAAAGCAAATTCAGTAA
- the rimO gene encoding 30S ribosomal protein S12 methylthiotransferase RimO — protein MRTKSLKKNKINVITLGCSKNVYDSEVLMGQLRANGKEVEHEAPAEREGNIIVINTCGFIDNAKAESVNMILEYADKKDRGLVDKVFVTGCLSERYRPDLEKEIPNVDQYFGTTELPQLLKALGADYKHELLGERLTTTPKNYAYLKIAEGCDRPCSFCAIPLMRGKHVSQSIEKLVKEAEGLAKNGVKELILIAQDLTYYGLDLYKKRNLAELLEALVKVEGIEWIRLHYAFPTGFPIDVLEVMKREPKICNYIDIPLQHISDSILKSMRRGTTQAKTTQLLKDFRAAVPGMAIRTTLIVGYPGETQEDFEILKDFVQEMKFDRMGCFAYSHEENTHAFLLEDDVPDDVKQARANEIMELQSQISWDLNQEKVGQVFKCIIDRKEGAHFVGRTEFDSPDVDNEVLIDASKHYVKTGEFVNIRIIEATEFDLYGEPA, from the coding sequence ATGAGAACCAAGTCTTTAAAAAAGAACAAAATTAACGTAATCACTCTTGGGTGTTCGAAAAATGTATATGACAGTGAAGTGCTAATGGGACAACTTCGTGCAAACGGAAAAGAAGTTGAACACGAAGCACCAGCAGAAAGAGAAGGAAACATTATCGTAATCAACACTTGTGGTTTTATTGATAACGCAAAAGCAGAATCAGTAAATATGATTTTGGAATACGCTGATAAAAAAGACAGAGGATTAGTTGACAAAGTTTTTGTGACTGGTTGCTTATCTGAGCGTTACAGACCTGATTTAGAAAAAGAAATTCCGAATGTAGACCAATATTTTGGTACAACAGAATTACCTCAATTATTGAAAGCTTTAGGAGCCGACTATAAACATGAATTATTAGGAGAGCGTTTGACTACTACTCCTAAAAACTATGCTTACCTAAAAATTGCCGAAGGCTGCGACAGACCTTGTAGTTTTTGTGCAATTCCTTTAATGCGTGGAAAACATGTTTCTCAATCTATTGAAAAGCTAGTTAAAGAAGCTGAAGGATTGGCTAAAAATGGCGTTAAAGAATTAATTTTGATTGCTCAGGATTTAACTTATTATGGTCTTGATCTTTACAAAAAGAGAAATCTTGCCGAGCTTTTAGAAGCTTTAGTAAAAGTTGAAGGAATTGAATGGATTCGTTTGCATTATGCTTTCCCTACAGGTTTCCCAATAGATGTTTTGGAAGTAATGAAACGCGAACCAAAGATTTGTAATTATATCGATATTCCGTTACAACATATTTCGGATTCTATTTTAAAATCAATGCGTCGTGGTACCACTCAGGCAAAAACGACTCAATTATTGAAAGATTTCCGTGCTGCTGTTCCCGGAATGGCCATTAGAACTACTTTAATTGTAGGATATCCTGGCGAAACTCAGGAAGATTTTGAGATTTTGAAGGATTTTGTTCAGGAAATGAAGTTTGACAGAATGGGATGTTTTGCTTATTCTCATGAAGAAAACACTCATGCTTTTTTACTGGAAGATGATGTTCCGGATGATGTAAAACAAGCAAGAGCAAACGAAATAATGGAATTACAGTCGCAAATTTCATGGGATCTGAATCAGGAAAAAGTAGGTCAGGTTTTTAAATGTATTATTGACAGAAAAGAAGGCGCTCATTTTGTGGGAAGAACTGAGTTTGATAGCCCGGATGTTGATAATGAAGTTTTAATAGATGCCTCGAAACATTATGTAAAAACGGGTGAATTTGTTAATATAAGAATAATAGAAGCAACAGAATTTGATTTATACGGAGAACCTGCTTAA
- a CDS encoding outer membrane beta-barrel protein: MKKVLHIFAAMLTSSFAFAQEDTETTTSPATTWGGSADAYYKYDFSKQMNGLTSFTNSQDSFELGMASVQAAHTFGKASVFVDLGFGKRAGEFSYNETTDKDIDAKFLIKQLFFTYQITDEFKVVAGSFGTHIGYEVLDAVGNKNYSMSYAFSYGPFFNTGVKAQYTSGKFTAMAGITNPTDFKSAMDAGSTQKTYIAQLGYIGETGSAYLNFTSGSTNPTPGTIVIPSDENKTQIDFVASKTITDAFSLGFNATYAKTKNDFDSELDGDWFSVVGYANYAFKPSLSLAYRMEYFDAKDAAANVGTLMGSSVFANTVSLNYKVGKLTIIPELRYDAASEDIFLDKDALPTGGSFYALIATTYSF, translated from the coding sequence ATGAAAAAAGTATTACACATTTTTGCCGCGATGTTAACGAGTTCTTTTGCTTTTGCTCAAGAAGATACTGAAACCACGACTTCGCCAGCAACAACTTGGGGAGGATCCGCAGATGCTTATTATAAATATGATTTTTCAAAACAAATGAACGGATTAACGAGCTTTACCAACTCACAAGATTCATTCGAATTAGGAATGGCCTCTGTACAGGCAGCACACACATTTGGGAAAGCCTCTGTTTTTGTAGACTTAGGTTTCGGAAAAAGAGCAGGAGAATTTTCATATAATGAAACAACAGATAAAGATATTGATGCAAAATTTTTAATTAAACAGTTATTTTTCACTTATCAGATAACAGATGAATTTAAAGTAGTGGCAGGTAGTTTTGGTACACATATAGGGTATGAGGTATTAGATGCGGTAGGAAATAAAAACTACAGCATGTCTTACGCCTTTTCTTATGGGCCATTCTTTAATACTGGAGTAAAAGCACAGTATACATCAGGAAAGTTTACTGCGATGGCAGGAATTACAAATCCTACTGATTTTAAATCAGCTATGGATGCCGGTTCAACTCAAAAAACATATATAGCGCAATTGGGTTATATAGGAGAAACAGGAAGTGCGTATTTGAACTTTACATCAGGAAGTACAAATCCAACTCCGGGAACTATAGTAATCCCATCTGATGAAAATAAAACACAAATCGATTTTGTGGCATCAAAAACAATTACTGATGCTTTTTCTTTAGGATTTAATGCAACATATGCTAAAACTAAAAATGATTTCGACAGCGAGTTAGATGGTGATTGGTTTTCAGTAGTTGGATATGCTAATTATGCTTTCAAACCATCATTGAGCTTAGCTTACAGAATGGAATATTTCGATGCTAAAGATGCTGCAGCCAATGTTGGAACATTAATGGGATCTAGTGTTTTTGCAAATACAGTTTCTTTAAATTATAAAGTTGGAAAACTAACGATAATTCCTGAGTTAAGATACGATGCTGCTTCAGAAGATATCTTTTTAGATAAAGATGCTTTACCAACAGGCGGATCATTCTACGCACTAATTGCTACAACATACTCTTTCTAG
- a CDS encoding response regulator has translation MLEQILCIDDDPITLMLCKKVISKSSFSKEIITAQNGEEALHHFNTLKYNKNKASKPELIFLDLNMPVMGGWEFLDHFTSPDYTEFNSARVIVLSSTIDPEDLAKAKKYPIIIDFLSKPITQPMLEYLKKKMDL, from the coding sequence ATGCTCGAGCAAATTTTATGCATCGACGACGACCCGATCACGTTAATGCTATGTAAGAAAGTAATTTCGAAATCCTCATTTTCTAAAGAAATTATCACTGCTCAAAATGGCGAAGAAGCACTACACCATTTCAATACCTTAAAATACAACAAAAACAAAGCAAGCAAGCCAGAACTAATTTTCCTGGATTTAAACATGCCTGTGATGGGCGGCTGGGAATTTCTGGATCATTTTACCTCTCCAGACTATACTGAATTCAATAGTGCGCGTGTCATTGTACTTTCTTCTACAATTGACCCTGAAGATTTAGCCAAAGCAAAAAAGTATCCTATCATTATCGATTTCCTTTCAAAACCAATTACTCAGCCAATGTTGGAATATCTTAAAAAGAAAATGGATCTTTAA
- the typA gene encoding translational GTPase TypA, with amino-acid sequence MESIRNIAIIAHVDHGKTTLVDKIMYHCQLFRDNENTGDLILDNNDLERERGITITSKNVSVQYKGTKINIIDTPGHADFGGEVERVLNMADGVCLLVDAFEGPMPQTRFVLQKAIDLGLKPCVVINKVDKENCTPEEVHEKVFDLMFELGAEEWQLDFPTVYGSAKNNWMSDHWENVTDNVEALLDMVVANVPAPKVSEGTPQMLITSLDFSAFTGRIAIGRLERGVLKEGMPISLVKRDGTVSKSRIKELHTFEGLGRKKVQEVIAGDICAIIGVEGFEIGDTIADFENPEGLKTIDIDEPTMSMLFTINDSPFFGKEGKFVTSRHIRERLTKELEKNLAMKLGETDSADKFMVFGRGVLHLSVLIETMRREGYELQIGQPQVIIKEIDGKKCEPIEELTIDLPESLSGRAVEFVTLRKGEMLSMETKGERMIVKFNIPSRGIIGLRNQLLTATAGEAIMAHRFIGYEPYKGEIAGRNKGSLISMEKGKAIPYSIDKLQDRGKFFVEPNTEIYEGQVIGENSRADDMCVNVTKEKKQSNVRSSGNDEKARIIPPIIFSLEEALEYIQKDEYVEVTPKSIRLRKIYLTETDRKRFKI; translated from the coding sequence ATGGAATCTATTAGAAATATTGCAATTATTGCCCACGTCGATCACGGTAAAACCACTTTGGTTGATAAAATTATGTATCACTGTCAGTTATTTCGTGACAACGAAAACACAGGTGATTTAATTCTTGATAATAACGATTTAGAGCGTGAGAGAGGTATTACTATTACTTCAAAAAACGTATCAGTTCAATATAAAGGAACAAAAATCAATATTATCGATACTCCTGGTCACGCCGATTTTGGAGGAGAAGTAGAACGTGTATTAAACATGGCCGATGGTGTATGTTTGCTAGTTGATGCTTTTGAAGGTCCAATGCCACAAACGCGTTTTGTATTACAAAAAGCGATTGACCTTGGTTTAAAGCCTTGTGTAGTTATTAATAAAGTTGATAAAGAAAACTGTACTCCAGAAGAAGTTCATGAGAAAGTTTTTGATTTAATGTTTGAATTAGGTGCTGAAGAATGGCAGTTGGATTTTCCAACAGTTTATGGTTCTGCTAAAAATAACTGGATGTCTGATCATTGGGAAAACGTAACTGATAATGTTGAAGCATTATTGGATATGGTTGTTGCAAATGTACCTGCTCCTAAAGTTTCTGAGGGAACACCACAAATGTTGATTACTTCTTTAGATTTCTCTGCATTTACAGGGCGTATTGCTATTGGACGTTTAGAAAGAGGAGTTCTTAAAGAAGGTATGCCAATCTCATTAGTAAAAAGAGATGGTACTGTATCTAAATCTCGTATCAAAGAACTTCATACTTTTGAAGGACTTGGTCGTAAAAAAGTACAAGAAGTTATTGCTGGAGATATTTGTGCAATTATTGGAGTTGAAGGTTTTGAAATTGGTGATACTATTGCTGATTTTGAAAATCCTGAAGGTCTAAAAACAATTGATATCGATGAGCCTACAATGAGTATGTTGTTTACTATCAACGACTCACCTTTCTTTGGTAAAGAAGGTAAATTTGTAACTTCTCGTCATATTAGAGAAAGATTGACAAAAGAATTAGAGAAAAACTTAGCAATGAAGTTAGGTGAAACTGATTCTGCTGATAAATTCATGGTTTTTGGTCGTGGAGTACTTCACTTATCTGTTCTTATTGAAACAATGAGAAGAGAAGGGTATGAGTTACAAATTGGTCAGCCACAAGTTATCATCAAAGAAATTGATGGTAAAAAATGTGAGCCAATTGAGGAATTGACAATCGATTTACCAGAATCACTTTCTGGAAGAGCGGTAGAATTCGTTACTTTACGTAAAGGAGAAATGTTGAGTATGGAAACGAAAGGGGAACGTATGATTGTAAAATTTAATATTCCATCACGTGGAATTATTGGATTACGTAACCAATTACTTACTGCAACAGCTGGTGAGGCTATTATGGCACACCGTTTTATTGGATATGAGCCTTACAAAGGAGAAATTGCCGGACGTAACAAAGGTTCATTGATTTCTATGGAGAAAGGAAAAGCTATTCCTTATTCTATCGATAAATTGCAAGATCGTGGTAAGTTTTTTGTTGAACCAAATACCGAAATTTACGAAGGTCAGGTAATTGGAGAAAACTCTCGTGCTGATGATATGTGTGTAAACGTAACTAAAGAGAAAAAACAATCTAACGTTCGTTCTTCTGGAAATGACGAAAAAGCAAGAATCATCCCTCCAATTATTTTCTCATTAGAGGAAGCATTAGAGTACATTCAAAAAGATGAGTATGTAGAGGTAACTCCAAAATCTATTCGTTTGAGAAAAATCTATTTGACAGAAACTGATAGAAAAAGATTTAAAATCTAA
- the rpsT gene encoding 30S ribosomal protein S20: protein MANHKSALKRIRSNEKRRVLNRYQHKTTRNAIKALRIATDKADATSKLSTVISMIDKLAKKNIIHDNKASNLKSKLTKHVAKL, encoded by the coding sequence ATGGCAAATCATAAGTCAGCATTAAAAAGAATCAGAAGTAACGAAAAAAGAAGAGTTCTTAACAGATATCAACATAAAACTACTCGTAATGCTATCAAAGCATTAAGAATAGCTACTGATAAAGCTGATGCTACTTCTAAATTATCAACTGTAATCTCTATGATTGATAAATTAGCTAAAAAGAACATCATTCATGATAATAAAGCTTCTAACTTGAAGTCTAAATTAACTAAACATGTTGCTAAATTGTAA
- a CDS encoding PAS domain-containing sensor histidine kinase: MAALCHKILTTYFSKLEYFYLFFIKDILFILATGFIFRYILSKNEKRNISIFEKLKSTNEEIKESNEKYDIVAKATSDTIWDWKIQEDSINWNKGIESVFGYNPADVGKTSKWWFDKIHPEDSIRMSIKLYSFIEQKTEKWQDQYRFRCADGTYKYVLDRGFLLKDENGRAIRMIGAIQDITKQKEEEQRLKLLETVITQSKDSILITEANSTDRKIPKIVYVNPAFSHMSGYLSHEIIGKSPNIFKGPKSDSEELKKLLRAIKNKEECLIETISYTKKKEEYWVRFSMIPIFNNEENISHWISIQRDITDEKKLETEKEHLIRELTQNNKDLKQFSYITSHNLRAPLSNLIGLLNLIEDITVENPELQEILSGFTKSTHLLNETINDLVKVIIIKDNPSMQKEEVSLKEVFENVFSQLSFQIELHKPIIKLKFDRVPLLNTNKAYIESILLNLLTNSIKYKSENRKLKISITAEQIDHKAVLTFKDNGIGIDLERNGDKVFGLYQRFHNYPDSKGLGLYLVKSQVETMGGTISIESEVNKGTTFIITFKN; the protein is encoded by the coding sequence ATGGCAGCACTCTGTCATAAAATACTTACTACCTACTTTTCTAAATTAGAATATTTTTATTTATTTTTCATAAAAGACATCCTTTTTATACTTGCTACAGGATTTATTTTCAGATACATACTATCAAAAAACGAAAAAAGAAATATCTCTATTTTCGAAAAATTAAAAAGTACAAACGAAGAAATCAAGGAATCGAACGAAAAATACGACATTGTTGCAAAAGCAACGAGCGATACTATTTGGGACTGGAAAATTCAGGAAGACAGCATAAACTGGAATAAAGGAATCGAAAGTGTTTTTGGCTACAATCCTGCAGATGTAGGAAAAACATCAAAATGGTGGTTTGACAAAATACACCCTGAAGACAGCATCAGAATGTCTATTAAACTCTACTCATTTATCGAACAAAAAACCGAAAAGTGGCAAGATCAATATCGTTTTAGATGCGCAGACGGAACCTATAAATATGTTCTTGACCGTGGTTTTTTACTAAAAGATGAAAACGGAAGAGCCATTAGAATGATTGGGGCCATTCAGGATATTACCAAACAAAAAGAAGAAGAACAGCGATTAAAACTTTTAGAAACCGTAATTACACAATCTAAAGATTCTATCTTAATTACAGAAGCCAACTCCACAGATCGTAAAATACCTAAAATAGTATATGTAAATCCTGCATTTTCTCATATGTCTGGATATCTTTCACATGAAATAATCGGTAAATCACCCAATATTTTCAAAGGACCAAAATCTGATTCTGAAGAATTAAAAAAACTATTAAGAGCTATAAAAAACAAAGAAGAATGCTTAATAGAAACCATTAGTTACACCAAGAAAAAAGAAGAATACTGGGTTCGCTTTTCGATGATTCCAATTTTCAATAACGAAGAAAATATTTCGCACTGGATCTCTATACAAAGAGACATCACTGATGAGAAAAAATTGGAAACAGAAAAAGAACATCTTATTCGTGAACTAACCCAAAACAATAAAGACCTAAAACAATTCTCGTACATTACGTCACACAATCTAAGAGCACCATTATCTAATTTAATCGGACTTTTAAATTTAATAGAAGATATTACTGTCGAAAATCCTGAACTTCAGGAAATTCTTTCCGGTTTTACAAAATCGACTCATTTATTAAATGAAACCATCAATGATTTAGTAAAAGTGATTATTATCAAAGACAATCCTTCGATGCAAAAAGAAGAAGTCTCACTAAAAGAAGTTTTCGAGAATGTCTTTAGCCAATTGTCTTTTCAAATCGAATTGCACAAACCAATTATTAAACTCAAATTCGACAGAGTTCCGTTATTAAACACAAATAAAGCTTATATTGAAAGCATTTTACTGAATTTGCTGACCAATTCTATAAAATATAAATCAGAAAACAGAAAACTAAAAATCTCTATTACCGCCGAACAAATAGACCATAAAGCCGTCTTAACCTTTAAAGATAACGGAATTGGTATTGACCTGGAAAGAAATGGCGATAAAGTATTTGGACTATACCAACGATTTCACAACTATCCAGACAGCAAAGGATTAGGTTTATATTTAGTAAAATCGCAGGTCGAAACCATGGGAGGAACAATTAGCATCGAAAGTGAAGTCAATAAGGGAACAACATTTATAATAACATTTAAAAATTAA
- a CDS encoding OmpP1/FadL family transporter, which yields MKKILFLLITGLTVSVSHSQEVSDAVRYAQDNLTGTARFRAMSGAFGAVGGDLSSISINPAGSAVFLNNQTGITFSNQNIKNNSNYFGTQTSDKENSFILNQAGAVFVFNDHNPSNNWKKIAIGANYENTNNFNNSVFSAGTNPTNSIDKYFLTFANGIPLKDVTQIDYRDQFYDEQQAAFGYYGKVIIPTNPGDINGTQYLSNVPAGGKYYQENGFYTSGYNSKLSFNIATSYKDRIYLGANLNVHITDYRRTSSFFEKNDNPLQPTETISDLTFNNDLYTYGNGFSFQLGAIAKVTESFRLGLAYESNTWYELYDELSQSLYTTTDAIGGQTKYYSDNPNVVNVYESYTLQTPGKITFSAAYVFGKSGLISVDYSIKDYSNSKFKPTSDSRFRGLNNDISNQLTTAGELRVGAEYKIKQLSLRGGYRFEGSPYKNGTTIGDLNSYSGGLGYNFGGTRVDLAYSYLERKSNQGFFATGFTDGANITSKLNNVSLTLLFEL from the coding sequence ATGAAAAAAATATTATTCCTCCTTATTACAGGACTAACTGTCAGCGTCTCACATTCACAAGAAGTATCAGACGCAGTTCGTTACGCACAAGATAACCTAACCGGAACAGCTCGTTTTAGAGCGATGAGCGGTGCATTTGGAGCAGTTGGTGGAGATTTATCATCAATAAGTATCAACCCTGCTGGATCTGCTGTTTTTTTAAACAATCAAACCGGAATAACTTTTAGCAACCAGAATATTAAGAATAATTCTAATTATTTTGGAACTCAAACAAGTGATAAAGAAAATTCTTTCATACTAAACCAAGCAGGAGCTGTTTTCGTTTTTAACGATCACAACCCAAGCAATAATTGGAAAAAAATTGCGATTGGAGCAAATTATGAAAACACCAATAACTTTAATAATTCTGTTTTCTCTGCAGGAACCAATCCAACAAATTCTATTGACAAATACTTTTTAACGTTTGCTAACGGAATACCTTTAAAAGATGTGACACAAATTGATTACAGAGATCAGTTTTACGATGAGCAACAAGCTGCTTTTGGATATTATGGAAAGGTAATAATACCTACAAATCCAGGCGATATTAATGGAACTCAATACCTAAGCAATGTACCTGCCGGCGGTAAATACTACCAGGAAAACGGTTTTTATACTAGCGGATACAATAGCAAATTAAGTTTTAACATTGCAACATCTTATAAGGACAGAATATACCTGGGCGCTAATTTAAATGTCCACATAACTGATTACAGAAGAACAAGTAGTTTTTTTGAGAAAAATGACAATCCATTGCAGCCGACTGAAACAATATCTGATCTAACCTTTAACAACGACCTTTACACATACGGAAATGGTTTTTCTTTTCAACTTGGAGCCATCGCTAAAGTTACAGAATCTTTCAGACTTGGTTTAGCATACGAATCTAATACCTGGTATGAATTATATGATGAATTATCACAAAGTTTATATACTACAACTGATGCTATTGGAGGACAAACTAAATATTATAGCGATAATCCAAATGTTGTAAACGTTTACGAATCATATACTTTACAAACTCCAGGAAAAATAACATTTAGTGCTGCCTACGTATTTGGAAAATCAGGATTAATTAGTGTTGACTATTCTATTAAAGACTACAGCAACTCTAAATTCAAACCAACAAGTGATTCACGATTTAGAGGTTTAAATAATGATATTAGCAATCAACTGACAACTGCTGGTGAGTTAAGAGTTGGTGCTGAATACAAAATAAAACAATTGAGTTTACGCGGTGGATATCGTTTTGAAGGCAGTCCTTATAAAAACGGAACTACAATTGGAGATTTAAACAGTTACTCTGGAGGTTTAGGATATAATTTTGGAGGAACAAGAGTAGATTTAGCTTACTCTTATTTAGAAAGAAAATCGAATCAGGGATTTTTCGCAACCGGATTTACTGATGGCGCGAACATTACATCGAAACTCAATAATGTTTCTTTGACTTTATTATTTGAATTGTAA